In one Macaca nemestrina isolate mMacNem1 chromosome 2, mMacNem.hap1, whole genome shotgun sequence genomic region, the following are encoded:
- the LOC105470856 gene encoding geminin coiled-coil domain-containing protein 1, whose product MNTILPCQDQYFVGGQSYNCPYSTTTSESSVDVSTETWVSFWAAGLLDNRELQQAPQAQDSFSDSNFSLPDLCSWEEAQLSSQLYRNKQLQDTLVQKEEELARLHEENNHLRQYLNSALVKCLEEKAKKLLSSDEFSKACGKFRKGKRKSKEQRYSPAEIPHPKNAKRNLSSEFANCEGQVGPPVDPWVLQTLGLKDLDTIDDTLPANYSALASRPRRVASTFSQFPDDAVDYKNVPREDMPIDYRGDTTTPLHSTATHGEDFHSLSQLSNPPVGLNTLPYYTANVSPNKTEMAFSTSLSPHCNVKTHSFHQGQAFVRRDEEGGWKFTWVPKQS is encoded by the exons aacaccattCTGCCTTGCCAAGACCAGTACTTTGTAGGAGGCCAGAGCTATAATTGCCCGTATTCCACTACAACGTCAGAATCTAGTGTTGACGTTTCCACGGAGACTTGGGTCTCTTTCTGGGCTGCTGGTCTCCTGGACAACAGGGAGCTCCAACAAGCACCACAGGCACAGG ATTCATTCAGTGACTCAAATTTTTCTCTTCCGGACTTGTGCTCATGGGAAGAGGCTCAGCTTTCCTCTCAGCTCTACAGAAACAAGCAG CTGCAAGATACCCTGGTGCAGAAGGAAGAAGAACTCGCTAGGTTACATGAAGAGAATAATCACCTCAGACAATACCTGAATTCTGCTTTGGTTAAATGTCTTGAAGAAAAGGCCAAG AAATTGCTCTCATCTGATGAGTTCTCCAAAGCATGTGGAAAATtcaggaaggggaagagaaaatcCAAAGAACAAAGATACTCTCCTGCTGAGATTCCCCATCCCAAAAACGCCAAAAGAAACCTCTCTAGTGAATTTGCTAACTGTGAAGGACAAGTTGGGCCCCCTGTGGATCCCTGGGTCCTTCAAACACTTGGGCTAAAAGACCTTGACACTATCGATGACACCTTACCAGCTAACTACAGTGCCCTCGCATCTCGTCCCAGAAGAGTCGCCAGCACATTTTCCCAATTTCCGGATGATGCAGTTGATTATAAAAATGTCCCCAGAGAGGATATGCCAATTGACTATAGAGGTGACACAACAACCCCCTTGCACAGCACTGCCACTCATGGAGAAGATTTCCACAGCCTTTCTCAACTTTCAAATCCCCCAGTGGGGCTGAATACTCTTCCTTACTATACTGCTAATGTGTCACCCAACAAGACAGAGATGGCATTTTCCACATCCCTGAGCCCTCATTGTAATGTGAAAACTCATTCCTTCCACCAGGGACAAGCCTTTGTGCGTCGAGATGAGGAGGGAGGCTGGAAGTTTACCTGGGTCCCTAAGCAGTCTTAG